GACAGACATAGGAGCACTCTTAAGAGGAGTAAACAGAGACGAAATAGAAAGAGGTCAAGTTCTTGCGAAGCCAGGATCAGTAAATCCACACAAGAAGTTTGAAGGTCAAGTATACGTATTAAAGAAGGAAGAAGGAGGAAGACATACTCCATTCTTCAACGGATACAGACCACAATTCTACTTCAGAACAACAGACGTTACAGGAACAATTAAGCTACCAGAAGGAGTAGAAATGTGCATGCCAGGCGACCACATCAACATGGAANNNNNNNNNNAATAATAATTTTTGAGGTTATCCAAACGGATAACCTCAAAATTCATTTTTATAAAAATTAGGGGTTACCCCTAATTTTTATGGATTTTTTTAAATAAAAATGTCCATAAAGGTCTTGTCAATTTAGAAATAATGTTGTAAAATATAAGAGTTG
This genomic window from Patescibacteria group bacterium contains:
- a CDS encoding elongation factor Tu, whose amino-acid sequence is TDIGALLRGVNRDEIERGQVLAKPGSVNPHKKFEGQVYVLKKEEGGRHTPFFNGYRPQFYFRTTDVTGTIKLPEGVEMCMPGDHINME